One Esox lucius isolate fEsoLuc1 chromosome 1, fEsoLuc1.pri, whole genome shotgun sequence genomic region harbors:
- the hspa13 gene encoding heat shock 70 kDa protein 13 produces the protein MAGEMSMIGSVILALFLAGYLGQQYLPPPKPKVIGLDLGTTFCSVAVFHPGTGDVEVIADKEGRKSIPSAVSFTPSEVLVGHEGQNLADTNPQNTIYDAKRFIGKIFQPDLLEQESARYPFKVINNNGSAEFLVTTNQTFTVTPEFIGSRLLLKMKKMAERHLGVSIQKAVISVPADFDERQRNYTVRAANLAGLEVLRVINEPTAAAMAYGLHKADVFNVLVVDLGGGTLDVSLLNKQGGMFLTRAMAGNNKLGGQDFSQRLLQYTMERVQQQYGTPPTLKEDIHRLRQAVEAAKLNLTLQSSAHLRVPLLLELQGPAKDPLPVMFQAVVTRQLFEELNADLFRKILAPVETVLAEGQLGKEEVDEIVLVGGSTRIPRIRRLISEYFGKEPNTSVDPDLAVVTGVAIQAGIMGGSWPLQVSAIEILNRHLRKTNFN, from the exons ATGGCAGGGGAAATGTCCATGATCG GATCAGTCATTCTGGCTCTTTTTCTGGCTGGCTATCTTGGTCAGCAGTACCTGCCTCCACCAAAACCAAAAGTGATTGGCCTAGATCTGGGGACCACTTTTTGCTCGGTAGCAGTATTCCACCCGGGTACAGGGGATGTGGAGGTGATTGCGGATAAGGAAGGGCGGAAGAGCATTCCTAGTGCGGTGTCATTTACTCCTTCCGAAGTTCTTGTCGGTCACGAGGGTCAGAATCTGGCTGACACAAACCCTCAAAATACCATATATGATGCAAAGCGGTTTATTGGAAAGATATTCCAACCAGACCTACTCGAACAGGAAAGTGCTCGTTATCCTTTCAAG GTGATCAACAACAATGGCAGTGCAGAGTTTTTGGTCACCACCAATCAGACATTTACAGTTACTCCAGAGTTCATCGGTTCTCGGCTACtgctgaagatgaagaagatGGCAGAGCGACACCTGGGCGTCTCCATCCAGAAAGCTGTGATATCGGTCCCTGCCGATTtcgatgagagacagagaaactaCACTGTCAGAGCTGCCAACCTCGCTG GTCTGGAAGTCCTCCGTGTGATCAACGAGCCCACGGCTGCAGCTATGGCTTATGGGTTACACAAGGCGGACGTGTTCAACGTGCTGGTGGTGGACTTGGGAGGAGGGACACTGGATGTCTCCCTGCTCAACAAACAGGGGGGCATGTTCCTGACAAGAGCCATGGCAG GCAACAACAAGCTTGGGGGCCAGGACTTCAGCCAGAGGCTGCTCCAGTACACCATGGAGCGAGTTCAGCAGCAGTACGGTACACCCCCCACCCTGAAGGAGGACATTCACCGCCTCCGCCAGGCCGTGGAGGCTGCCAAGCTCAACCTCACCCTGCAGTCCAGCGCCCACCTCCGCGTGCCCCTGCTCCTGGAACTCCAAGGGCCCGCCAAGGACCCCCTCCCAGTCATGTTCCAAGCAGTCGTCACCCGCCAGCTGTTTGAGGAGTTGAACGCCGACCTCTTCCGGAAGATTCTGGCTCCTGTAGAGACGGTGCTGGCCGAGGGCCAGCTAGGAAAGGAGGAAGTGGATGAGATTGTTCTGGTGGGAGGCTCCACCCGGATTCCCAGGATCAGGAGGCTGATCAGTGAGTACTTTGGGAAGGAGCCCAACACCTCGGTGGACCCAGACCTGGCGGTGGTGACGGGGGTGGCCATCCAGGCTGGCATCATGGGAGGCTCCTGGCCCCTACAGGTCAGCGCTATAGAGATCCTCAACAGACACCTCCGCAAGACGAACTTCAACTGA